The Spartobacteria bacterium region GCCTTCTTATCATGGTTATGATGTGACCGATTATTATACGTGTAATCCCGAATATGGAACCAACGAGGATTTTAAACGTCTGGTAGCCGAAGCGCATAAACGGGGTATAAAAATCATTATTGATCTGGTGCTGAATCATACATCTAGTGAACATCCATGGTTTAAAGAGGCATTAGCGTCTCCCACCTCGCCTAAACATGATTGGTATGTCTGGGCTGGATCAGATCAGCGTCCGGCAAGCGTCGGTGGTGAGGGACAAAACGTGTGGTATCCGTACCATGATGACTGGTATTATGCCTATTTTATCAAAGAAATGCCCGATTTGAATTATCGAAATTCAGAGGTGACCAAGGAGATGCAGCGTATCGTGTCATTTTGGGTGAATGATATGGGCGTCGATGGATTTCGCCTTGATGCTGTGGACAAACTTATAGAAGACGGTTCCATCACGGTTGATGCACAGGCAACCCATGCGTGGCTTGCTGAGTTTCACACTTTTTATAAATCACTCAGCACAAATTTATTTATCGTCGCCGAAGTACCCGTGCAAGATTCAGACACTATTGCGTTTTATGCAACAAAAGAAACCGATAGTGCCTTTGAATTTGCTCTCGCCGCCGACCTTGTCGCACCCATTAGTTTTGGCATGGCCGATTTGATAAAAAAGCGACTCGATTCAATTCGCTCGAATTATCGCAATAACAACTTCGCTCCATTCCTTTCCAATCATGATCAGAACCGCATTCTTTACACCCTTGAAGGCAATATCAATAAAGCAAAAGTGGCGGCTACCGTTTATCTTACATTGGGCGGAACACCATTTATTTATTATGGCGAGGAAATCGGTATGTCGGGAATGAAGCCTGATCCGCAACTTCGTACACCCATGCAATGGAACGATTCATCCTATGGCGGATTCAGTATTGTTCCACCGTGGGAGCCGGTG contains the following coding sequences:
- a CDS encoding alpha-amylase: MKVVCIMKHSFPFFRLSCYGLLFILLAVKVQAAFWHPSWWNKTVFYEIFVRSFADSQIGPLANDGIGDFQGLIDHLDYLNDGDPESDLDLGIGGIWLTPINASPSYHGYDVTDYYTCNPEYGTNEDFKRLVAEAHKRGIKIIIDLVLNHTSSEHPWFKEALASPTSPKHDWYVWAGSDQRPASVGGEGQNVWYPYHDDWYYAYFIKEMPDLNYRNSEVTKEMQRIVSFWVNDMGVDGFRLDAVDKLIEDGSITVDAQATHAWLAEFHTFYKSLSTNLFIVAEVPVQDSDTIAFYATKETDSAFEFALAADLVAPISFGMADLIKKRLDSIRSNYRNNNFAPFLSNHDQNRILYTLEGNINKAKVAATVYLTLGGTPFIYYGEEIGMSGMKPDPQLRTPMQWNDSSYGGFSIVPPWEPVNTDYSEVNVATEESNALSLLNHYKQLIRIRNQLPALQYGKFALMDSKPFGKLYALRRYLKNSEAVVLINFTDKPITSIHLASKRTNIRDNWHAQNSVTEQSIPLPTMDDAGTYENWQPIKELPPYGFAILSLSSE